One Deltaproteobacteria bacterium genomic window, GTGGCTTTCAAATACTTCGAGGTTTCGTACTCCTGCATCCCCGGCTCGCCGAAGTGGTAAATCACATCGCCCACCGTGGCGATCTGCTCAGCGTTGCGCTCAACCACTTCCAACGCGACTTTCTTCGCATCAGTGGGTGACTGGGCCGTGCCAAGTTTCTGGAAACTCGTGAACATCATCACGAAAATGACGATCGACGCACAGGTAGGGCGCGGCGAACGGGGTTTTCGAATTAAAGTCTGCAAGGACATAGTCGTTTCACCTCCTTGTCAACGACTTATCACGGCAGAAAGGTAAAATCGAAGTCCGCCGAGAAGGATTCCCCATCACAGATGTCATTTGGGCGAGGAAAGCCAGCTAAAATTCTAAAATCACCTGCGACCAGTTTAGTTTAGCCCTGAAGCAATTGCCCGTTCAGCAGGGTTGCACCGATTATTTAACTTGTGTAACGTGCGGCGGTCCGTAGGTATTTTGTATGTTAGTAATCCGCGATCACCTACTGCTGTTGTTGGCGTTTGTGGGAATCGTCGGCTGTGCGAGCACAGAACGACTGTACTACCGCCCAGCCTCCTCCGCCGCGGTGACGCCGCCCGAAAGATCCGTCGCCAACGAATATTTCAAATCCATCGCGCCCTTCGAATCCCTCAATCCTCCTGCTGCTAGTAGCAGCCCAACACTGACGAAAAATGAAATAGACGCGCGCACGCCCAACCGAGAGGAGCTGCCGGCCCATGTGCGGTAATATTTCGAACGCCGCACCGACCGCGATGAGAATCAGGAAAGTGTTCAGACATCCAACACAACGGCTGCGAGCCAGCCGCGCGTAAGCAATGACAATCAGCTGCTCGACCTATTAGACAAAGATCTCAACAAGGTGGTGGAGCAGCCCAGCGAGCGGCGCCGGCTGCAATTCTCCCGGCAGGTCATCGACCACCCCCAGGTGCGCCAATACCTGCGGCAATACACCACGACTTCAAAGGCGCAGATGCTGACGTTACTTTCGCGCTCGGGCAAATTCATGCCGATGATCGCCAAAGTGCTCAGCGACGAAGGCTTACCGGAAGAGCTCAGCTATCTCGCGTTTGTCGAAAGCGAATTGATGGTCCATGCGACTTCGCAGTTCGGCGCCGTGGGGCTTTGGCAGTTCGTTCCCGCCACCGCTAAGCAGTATGGTTTACGCATCGACAATTGGGTCGACGAGCGGCGCGATCCGATCAAGTCGACGCGCGCCGCCGCCACGTACCTAAAAGAACTGCACAGCTATTTCGGCAAATGGTATCTCGTCACCGCCGCTTACAACGCCGGACCGACGATCATCAACCGGGCCTTGCAGTCGAGCAAGGCCAATGATTTTTGGGATTTCAAAAGCCGAGATAAACTGAGCGAAGAAACCCGCAACTTCGTGCCCAAATTTGTCGCCATCTCACTGATCGCCAGCGATCCGAAAAAATATGGCTTCGATAACGTCTACTATCACGAGCCTCTGGAGTTCGAAGAGGTCGAGGCGGAAGGCTCACTGAAGATGGAGGCTCTGGCGGAAATGGCGCAGACCGACGTGGCGACGATCCGCGATCTCAATCCGGCGCTGCTAAGAAATCTGACACCGCCCGGCGCTAAGGGCTACACCGTACGCGTACCGATAGGCAAAGCGACGGTGTTCGCTAAAGCCAACAGCGGCCTCAGTGGTAAGGACATAGAAACCGGGAAAGTAATGACCCACGAAGTTAAACGAGGCGAAACTATCTTCTCGATCGCACGCCACTATGGTCAAGCGGTAGCGACTTTGATGCAGCTCAATGGCTTGTCGAGCCCGCGCCTGCAAATCGGTCAAAAAATCAAAGTGATCTCCGACGGCATTCGCGCCACGCTGCGCTAGGCGCTACTTGCGCTGGTTCATCGGCACGAAGTCGCGAGCTTCCGCACCCAAATAAATCTGCTTGGGCCGCGCTAACTTCTGTTCGGGATCGGTGAGCATCTCTTCCCACTGAGCGATCCAGCCCACCGTGCGCGGAATTGCGAACAGTACCGGGAACATATCCATCGGCAGTCCCATGGACTGG contains:
- a CDS encoding LysM peptidoglycan-binding domain-containing protein, whose amino-acid sequence is MVEQPSERRRLQFSRQVIDHPQVRQYLRQYTTTSKAQMLTLLSRSGKFMPMIAKVLSDEGLPEELSYLAFVESELMVHATSQFGAVGLWQFVPATAKQYGLRIDNWVDERRDPIKSTRAAATYLKELHSYFGKWYLVTAAYNAGPTIINRALQSSKANDFWDFKSRDKLSEETRNFVPKFVAISLIASDPKKYGFDNVYYHEPLEFEEVEAEGSLKMEALAEMAQTDVATIRDLNPALLRNLTPPGAKGYTVRVPIGKATVFAKANSGLSGKDIETGKVMTHEVKRGETIFSIARHYGQAVATLMQLNGLSSPRLQIGQKIKVISDGIRATLR